Proteins encoded together in one Impatiens glandulifera chromosome 1, dImpGla2.1, whole genome shotgun sequence window:
- the LOC124919926 gene encoding cysteine-rich receptor-like protein kinase 25 isoform X2, giving the protein MIAFKLKFSFSLWVFQLVLYCWLSFRSEASATYADHVCPNTTTADVYASNSAFRANLNLLLSVLSSNSTVESGFYNATAGQSTNATAYGLFLCRGDLSPEACQDCVTTATREVVGTYCPREKTVVIWYDECMIRYSDQSIFSIVDRTYQSILNKSQIEKDPKGIMRVLEEVMPELATRAASGSGSVGKKFAVAQRNYSVVQTLYAMGQCTPDISIAECTTCLQDAISSIPNCCQGSSGVRILLPSCNIRYEKFLFYNDTAFPPPPSPKAAAPPTISNGTSGKGGIPLSVLIPISLSVGVFILLFVVGLYFMRMKMKKKYIPVREENTASTGENIKRSSGSNITTTESWQFDFATIQAATGNFSDSNKLGEGGFGFVYKGILSNGKAIVVKRLSKNSVQGVEEFKNEVILVAKLQHRNLVRMLGYCLEGKEKILIYEYVPNRSLDYFLFDPKLKGELDWSKRYKIIKGIARGVLYLHEDSQLRIIHRDLKASNILLDKDMNAKISDFGIARIFGVDQTQGNTSRVMGTYLQRLHVTRVCIAWILLSEVRCIQFWCIDVGDHKWQQK; this is encoded by the exons ATGATCGCCTTCAAGTTGAAGTTCAGTTTTAGTCTATGGGTGTTTCAACTTGTGCTTTACTGCTGGCTGAGCTTCCGGTCCGAAGCCTCCGCCACCTATGCCGATCACGTCTGCCCGAATACTACAACCGCCGATGTTTACGCATCAAACAGCGCCTTCCGTGCTAACCTAAACCTTCTCCTCTCCGTCCTCTCCTCCAACTCCACTGTGGAAAGCGGTTTCTACAACGCCACCGCCGGCCAGTCCACCAACGCCACAGCCTATGGCCTCTTCCTCTGCCGTGGAGACCTTTCTCCCGAAGCTTGCCAGGACTGCGTCACCACCGCCACCAGAGAGGTTGTGGGTACCTATTGCCCGAGAGAGAAGACAGTCGTGATTTGGTACGATGAATGTATGATTCGCTATTCGGATCAATCGATCTTCTCCATTGTCGATCGAACATATCAGTCTATTTTGAATAAATCCCAGATTGAAAAAGATCCAAAGGGAATCATGAGGGTTCTGGAAGAAGTCATGCCGGAACTAGCCACGCGGGCGGCAAGTGGAAGCGGATCGGTTGGGAAGAAGTTCGCGGTGGCGCAGAGAAATTACTCGGTGGTGCAGACGCTGTACGCTATGGGACAGTGCACCCCGGACATTTCGATTGCTGAATGCACGACTTGCCTTCAAGACGCAATCTCGAGTATTCCAAATTGCTGCCAAGGGAGTAGTGGCGTGAGAATTTTGTTGCCGAGTTGTAATATCAGGTACGAGAAATTTCTTTTCTACAATGACACTGCCTTTCCGCCGCCACCGTCGCCAAAAGCAGCTGCTCCTCCCACGATATCGAATGGTACTTCAG GAAAGGGAGGAATTCCATTGAGTGTGCTAATACCCATAAGCTTATCAGTTGGAGTTTTCATTCTGCTGTTTGTTGTGGGATTATATTTCatgagaatgaagatgaagaagaaatacaTTCCCGTCAGAGAAGAAAACACAGCTAGTACAGGTGAGAACATCAAAAGGTCTTCCGGAAGTAACATTACAACAACAGAGTCATGGCAATTTGATTTTGCTACAATACAAGCTGCCACCGGCAACTTCTCAGACAGCAATAAGCTCGGTGAAGGTGGATTTGGATTCGTCTACAAG GGTATATTGTCAAATGGAAAGGCTATAGTGGTGAAGAGGTTGTCGAAAAACTCAGTGCAGGGTGTGGAAGAGTTCAAGAACGAAGTGATATTGGTGGCAAAGCTTCAACATAGGAATTTGGTGAGAATGTTAGGATACTGTCTAGAAGGAAAGGAGAAAATACTCATTTATGAATACGTTCCCAATAGAAGCCTCGATTACTTCCTCTTTG ATCCAAAACTGAAAGGGGAATTGGATTGGTCTAAACGTTACAAAATCATAAAAGGGATTGCTCGAGGTGTTCTTTATCTTCACGAGGATTCACAACTCAGAATCATACATCGAGATCTAAAAGCTAGTAATATCTTGCTAGACAAAGATATGAATGCAAAAATATCGGATTTTGGCATTGCAAGGATATTTGGTGTAGATCAAACTCAAGGAAACACAAGCAGAGTCATGGGAACCTA TTTGCAGCGGTTACATGTCACCAGAGTATGTATTGCGTGGATACTTCTCAGTGAAGTCCGATGTATTCAGTTTTGGTGTATTGATGTTGGAGATCATAAGTGGCAACAAAAATAG
- the LOC124919926 gene encoding cysteine-rich receptor-like protein kinase 10 isoform X1, with protein MIAFKLKFSFSLWVFQLVLYCWLSFRSEASATYADHVCPNTTTADVYASNSAFRANLNLLLSVLSSNSTVESGFYNATAGQSTNATAYGLFLCRGDLSPEACQDCVTTATREVVGTYCPREKTVVIWYDECMIRYSDQSIFSIVDRTYQSILNKSQIEKDPKGIMRVLEEVMPELATRAASGSGSVGKKFAVAQRNYSVVQTLYAMGQCTPDISIAECTTCLQDAISSIPNCCQGSSGVRILLPSCNIRYEKFLFYNDTAFPPPPSPKAAAPPTISNGTSGKGGIPLSVLIPISLSVGVFILLFVVGLYFMRMKMKKKYIPVREENTASTGENIKRSSGSNITTTESWQFDFATIQAATGNFSDSNKLGEGGFGFVYKGILSNGKAIVVKRLSKNSVQGVEEFKNEVILVAKLQHRNLVRMLGYCLEGKEKILIYEYVPNRSLDYFLFDPKLKGELDWSKRYKIIKGIARGVLYLHEDSQLRIIHRDLKASNILLDKDMNAKISDFGIARIFGVDQTQGNTSRVMGTYGYMSPEYVLRGYFSVKSDVFSFGVLMLEIISGNKNSNFYNSDMKSLLSYAWRLWKNGTPLEIVDPTLGQSYPSNEVLRCLDLALSCVQDDPDTRPSMATIVLMLNSHSSPGMRAPQQPTTFSHRTMVSGTVENTESDKSKTQISVNDLSVSEVYPR; from the exons ATGATCGCCTTCAAGTTGAAGTTCAGTTTTAGTCTATGGGTGTTTCAACTTGTGCTTTACTGCTGGCTGAGCTTCCGGTCCGAAGCCTCCGCCACCTATGCCGATCACGTCTGCCCGAATACTACAACCGCCGATGTTTACGCATCAAACAGCGCCTTCCGTGCTAACCTAAACCTTCTCCTCTCCGTCCTCTCCTCCAACTCCACTGTGGAAAGCGGTTTCTACAACGCCACCGCCGGCCAGTCCACCAACGCCACAGCCTATGGCCTCTTCCTCTGCCGTGGAGACCTTTCTCCCGAAGCTTGCCAGGACTGCGTCACCACCGCCACCAGAGAGGTTGTGGGTACCTATTGCCCGAGAGAGAAGACAGTCGTGATTTGGTACGATGAATGTATGATTCGCTATTCGGATCAATCGATCTTCTCCATTGTCGATCGAACATATCAGTCTATTTTGAATAAATCCCAGATTGAAAAAGATCCAAAGGGAATCATGAGGGTTCTGGAAGAAGTCATGCCGGAACTAGCCACGCGGGCGGCAAGTGGAAGCGGATCGGTTGGGAAGAAGTTCGCGGTGGCGCAGAGAAATTACTCGGTGGTGCAGACGCTGTACGCTATGGGACAGTGCACCCCGGACATTTCGATTGCTGAATGCACGACTTGCCTTCAAGACGCAATCTCGAGTATTCCAAATTGCTGCCAAGGGAGTAGTGGCGTGAGAATTTTGTTGCCGAGTTGTAATATCAGGTACGAGAAATTTCTTTTCTACAATGACACTGCCTTTCCGCCGCCACCGTCGCCAAAAGCAGCTGCTCCTCCCACGATATCGAATGGTACTTCAG GAAAGGGAGGAATTCCATTGAGTGTGCTAATACCCATAAGCTTATCAGTTGGAGTTTTCATTCTGCTGTTTGTTGTGGGATTATATTTCatgagaatgaagatgaagaagaaatacaTTCCCGTCAGAGAAGAAAACACAGCTAGTACAGGTGAGAACATCAAAAGGTCTTCCGGAAGTAACATTACAACAACAGAGTCATGGCAATTTGATTTTGCTACAATACAAGCTGCCACCGGCAACTTCTCAGACAGCAATAAGCTCGGTGAAGGTGGATTTGGATTCGTCTACAAG GGTATATTGTCAAATGGAAAGGCTATAGTGGTGAAGAGGTTGTCGAAAAACTCAGTGCAGGGTGTGGAAGAGTTCAAGAACGAAGTGATATTGGTGGCAAAGCTTCAACATAGGAATTTGGTGAGAATGTTAGGATACTGTCTAGAAGGAAAGGAGAAAATACTCATTTATGAATACGTTCCCAATAGAAGCCTCGATTACTTCCTCTTTG ATCCAAAACTGAAAGGGGAATTGGATTGGTCTAAACGTTACAAAATCATAAAAGGGATTGCTCGAGGTGTTCTTTATCTTCACGAGGATTCACAACTCAGAATCATACATCGAGATCTAAAAGCTAGTAATATCTTGCTAGACAAAGATATGAATGCAAAAATATCGGATTTTGGCATTGCAAGGATATTTGGTGTAGATCAAACTCAAGGAAACACAAGCAGAGTCATGGGAACCTA CGGTTACATGTCACCAGAGTATGTATTGCGTGGATACTTCTCAGTGAAGTCCGATGTATTCAGTTTTGGTGTATTGATGTTGGAGATCATAAGTGGCAACAAAAATAGTAACTTTTATAATTCTGACATGAAGAGTCTCCTCAGCTAC GCTTGGAGATTATGGAAGAATGGAACTCCTCTAGAGATTGTGGATCCAACACTAGGACAATCCTACCCCTCAAATGAGGTTCTTCGATGCCTAGATTTAGCGTTATCATGCGTGCAAGATGATCCAGACACGAGGCCTTCAATGGCGACAATTGTCTTGATGCTCAACAGTCATTCTTCTCCGGGGATGCGAGCGCCTCAACAACCCACAACCTTCTCCCATAGAACAATGGTGTCGGGGACAGTGGAAAATACTGAATCTGACAAGTCCAAGACACAGATTAGTGTCAATGATTTATCTGTTAGTGAAGTTTACCCGAGGTAG
- the LOC124927193 gene encoding secreted RxLR effector protein 161-like has translation MLSRFGMSTTKALNTPAAVTDHLSAFAPQSEAEKLYMSNVPYASAVGSLMYSMVCTRPDIAYSVSVISRFMSRPGKEHWQAVKRIFRYLRGTSDVGLIYGSNNQCLVTGYSDLDYAVDIDGRRSMTGYVYTLGDSVVSWKATLQSTVTLSTTEAEYMALTEAAKEGI, from the coding sequence atgttgtctcGTTTTGGGATGAGTACAACAAAGGCTCTCAATACTCCTGCAGCTGTTACTGATCATTTGTCTGCATTCGCACCCCAGTCTGAAGCTGAGAAGTTATACATGTCTAATGTACCGTATGCTAGTGCAGTGGGTAGTTTAATGTATTCCATGGTATGCACTAGACCTGATATTGCGTATTCAGTTAGTGTTATTAGCAGGTTTATGTCTCgacctggtaaggaacactggCAAGCGGTAAAGAGAATATTTCGCTATCTGAGAGGCACATCCGATGTTGGTCTCATTTATGGGAGTAATAATCAGTGTCTCGTAACTGGTTATTCTGACTTAGATTATGCTGTAGATATCGATGGTAGAAGATCAATGACTGGTTATGTTTACACCCTTGGTGACTCTGTGGTTAGTTGGAAGGCAACATTACAGTCGACGGTGACGTTGTCCACTAccgaggctgagtatatggcgcTAACTGAAGCAGCCAAGGAAGGTATATGA
- the LOC124920049 gene encoding cysteine-rich receptor-like protein kinase 10 isoform X1 codes for MASSSRLLLILFIFLILSILTAGQNCDRSKNFTANSTYGHNRNLVLSSLASNVTTNGGYYSTIVGQGSNTVYARGLCRGDLSDENCFKCIDNPSRDIINNCPNQIDAVNWGDDRCIVQCSNQSFFNTMNAYPSLCVFNTANIEYYADDFDQSLIDLTNDLVIKAAGFSSPELKMATGNRSFGGFSNVYALMQCVPQLSPSDCNDCLRDAIDQYNRTCYRKRTVTLLTPSCIFQYDLSMFYEYLPNVEVLPLSPPPPLLPPPPTANSTPSVTAAGNKDGGNDKLQTIVLVVVPVISLLVFLTIITGISSKLRKMKEHDEEGLSLDTNYRRNVFNSEDLNRKASNERRQQQDSVYQDEHSLQFELNKLREATNNFSSENQIGKGGFGLVYKGKLPNGQEIAVKRLAQGSKQGEREFKNEITLMVKLHHRNLTKLLGFCLDGKERLLVYEFVPNKSLDHFIFDPIRRMLLNWETRYKIIVGVASGLLYLHEGSRLTIIHHDLKASNVLLDDKMNPRISDFGMSRLFMVDNSQHKTKRIVGTYGYIAPEFANYGQYSDKTDVFSFGVLILEIVSGKSNSSRERSGHVTEHLLSYVWKKWRKGKIKNLIDPTIIDGSLSEKMRCIHIGLLCVQEVVAKRPTMALVMLMLNSSTVSMAIPSKPGFLIDVSTEIRTIHSSINHVSITDPYPR; via the exons ATGGCTTCTTCCTCAAGGTTATTACTCATCCTCTTCATTTTCCTCATCCTGTCTATACTAACCGCCGGTCAAAATTGCGACAGATCCAAAAACTTCACAGCTAACAGCACATACGGCCACAACCGCAACCTCGTTCTCTCCTCCCTCGCCTCCAACGTCACGACAAACGGCGGTTACTACAGTACCATCGTAGGCCAGGGTTCCAACACCGTCTACGCCCGCGGCCTTTGTCGAGGTGACCTCTCCGACGAGAATTGTTTTAAATGTATCGATAATCCTAGCAGAGACATCATAAACAACTGTCCCAATCAAATCGACGCTGTCAATTGGGGagacgacagatgcatcgtccaGTGCTCGAATCAGTCGTTTTTCAATACAATGAATGCTTATCCGTCTTTATGCGTGTTTAATACTGCTAACATAGAGTATTATGCTGACGATTTTGATCAAAGTTTAATCGATTTGACTAACGATCTAGTAATTAAGGCAGCAGGATTCTCTTCACCGGAACTGAAAATGGCCACAGGAAACAGAAGCTTTGGAGGATTCAGTAACGTATATGCGTTGATGCAATGTGTGCCGCAGTTATCGCCGAGCGATTGTAATGATTGTCTTAGAGATGCAATCGATCAATATAATCGGACATGTTACAGGAAACGAACTGTAACTCTTTTGACACCTAGCTGCATTTTTCAGTATGATTTGTCTATGTTTTACGAATACTTGCCTAACGTTGAGGTGCTTCCACTCTCTCCGCCACCTCCTTTACTGCCGCCACCACCGACCGCCAATTCGACTCCGTCGGTTACCGCGGCAGGGAATAAAG ACGGCGGAAATGATAAACTCCAGACAATCGTTCTTGTGGTAGTTCCCGTGATTTCCTTGTTAGTGTTTCTAACAATAATCACTGGAATCTCTTCAAAGTTAAGAAAAATGAAGGAACATGATGAAG AGGGTTTGAGTTTGGATACTAATTACAGACGGAATGTTTTCAATTCTGAAGATTTGAACCGAAAGGCATCAAATGAGAGGCGCCAACAGCAGGATTCTG tCTATCAAGATGAACATTCCTTACAATTTGAGCTAAACAAACTGAGGGAGGCCACAAATAACTTCTCCAGTGAAAATCAGATCGGGAAGGGAGGATTTGGTCTAGTATACAAG GGAAAGCTTCCAAATGGACAAGAAATTGCTGTGAAAAGGCTAGCCCAGGGATCTAAACAAGGGGAAAGAGAATTTAAGAATGAGATTACCTTAATGGTTAAGCTACACCATCGGAATCTCACTAAACTTCTTGGGTTTTGCTTGGATGGAAAAGAGCGTTTacttgtttatgaatttgtACCTAACAAGAGCCTCGATCATTTCATTTTTG ATCCAATCAGACGAATGCTATTGAATTGGGAGACACGTTATAAAATTATAGTCGGTGTTGCTAGTGGACTTCTATATCTTCACGAAGGTTCTCGTCTTACGATCATTCATCACGATCTTAAAGCTAGCAATGTATTGCTAGACGACAAGATGAATCCACGTATATCAGATTTTGGCATGTCGAGATTGTTTATGGTTGACAACAGTCAACACAAAACCAAAAGAATCGTGGGTACCTA TGGCTATATAGCTCCCGAGTTCGCAAATTATGGTCAATATTCTGATAAAACGGATGTCTTTAGCTTTGGCGTGTTGATTCTTGAAATTGTTAGTGGCAAGAGCAATAGTTCTCGTGAGAGATCAGGACATGTTACCGAACATCTCTTGAGCTAT GTTTGGAAGAAATGGAGAAAAGGGAAGATAAAAAACCTAATTGATCCAACAATAATCGACGGTTCTTTAAGCGAAAAGATGAGATGCATTCATATCGGTCTATTATGTGTGCAAGAAGTTGTAGCGAAGAGGCCGACAATGGCTTTGGTCATGCTAATGCTCAATAGCTCGACGGTTAGTATGGCCATACCTTCAAAACCGGGATTCCTTATAGATGTTAGCACCGAGATTCGAACCATCCATTCATCCATCAACCATGTTTCCATTACAGATCCATATCCTCGATGA
- the LOC124920049 gene encoding cysteine-rich receptor-like protein kinase 10 isoform X2: MKEHDEEGLSLDTNYRRNVFNSEDLNRKASNERRQQQDSVYQDEHSLQFELNKLREATNNFSSENQIGKGGFGLVYKGKLPNGQEIAVKRLAQGSKQGEREFKNEITLMVKLHHRNLTKLLGFCLDGKERLLVYEFVPNKSLDHFIFDPIRRMLLNWETRYKIIVGVASGLLYLHEGSRLTIIHHDLKASNVLLDDKMNPRISDFGMSRLFMVDNSQHKTKRIVGTYGYIAPEFANYGQYSDKTDVFSFGVLILEIVSGKSNSSRERSGHVTEHLLSYVWKKWRKGKIKNLIDPTIIDGSLSEKMRCIHIGLLCVQEVVAKRPTMALVMLMLNSSTVSMAIPSKPGFLIDVSTEIRTIHSSINHVSITDPYPR; this comes from the exons ATGAAGGAACATGATGAAG AGGGTTTGAGTTTGGATACTAATTACAGACGGAATGTTTTCAATTCTGAAGATTTGAACCGAAAGGCATCAAATGAGAGGCGCCAACAGCAGGATTCTG tCTATCAAGATGAACATTCCTTACAATTTGAGCTAAACAAACTGAGGGAGGCCACAAATAACTTCTCCAGTGAAAATCAGATCGGGAAGGGAGGATTTGGTCTAGTATACAAG GGAAAGCTTCCAAATGGACAAGAAATTGCTGTGAAAAGGCTAGCCCAGGGATCTAAACAAGGGGAAAGAGAATTTAAGAATGAGATTACCTTAATGGTTAAGCTACACCATCGGAATCTCACTAAACTTCTTGGGTTTTGCTTGGATGGAAAAGAGCGTTTacttgtttatgaatttgtACCTAACAAGAGCCTCGATCATTTCATTTTTG ATCCAATCAGACGAATGCTATTGAATTGGGAGACACGTTATAAAATTATAGTCGGTGTTGCTAGTGGACTTCTATATCTTCACGAAGGTTCTCGTCTTACGATCATTCATCACGATCTTAAAGCTAGCAATGTATTGCTAGACGACAAGATGAATCCACGTATATCAGATTTTGGCATGTCGAGATTGTTTATGGTTGACAACAGTCAACACAAAACCAAAAGAATCGTGGGTACCTA TGGCTATATAGCTCCCGAGTTCGCAAATTATGGTCAATATTCTGATAAAACGGATGTCTTTAGCTTTGGCGTGTTGATTCTTGAAATTGTTAGTGGCAAGAGCAATAGTTCTCGTGAGAGATCAGGACATGTTACCGAACATCTCTTGAGCTAT GTTTGGAAGAAATGGAGAAAAGGGAAGATAAAAAACCTAATTGATCCAACAATAATCGACGGTTCTTTAAGCGAAAAGATGAGATGCATTCATATCGGTCTATTATGTGTGCAAGAAGTTGTAGCGAAGAGGCCGACAATGGCTTTGGTCATGCTAATGCTCAATAGCTCGACGGTTAGTATGGCCATACCTTCAAAACCGGGATTCCTTATAGATGTTAGCACCGAGATTCGAACCATCCATTCATCCATCAACCATGTTTCCATTACAGATCCATATCCTCGATGA